A part of Natator depressus isolate rNatDep1 chromosome 18, rNatDep2.hap1, whole genome shotgun sequence genomic DNA contains:
- the C1QA gene encoding complement C1q subcomponent subunit A, whose amino-acid sequence MAGRFWLAASTLAMILGMAVPQENVCRAPNGKDGYPGVPGLNGRPGQKGDRGEPGLPGRRSGIQGPKGDEGEPGSPGMPGNQGYRGPNGSPGLPGQPGRKGAKGKAGNIKDQPRPAFSASRKNPPTRGNVVVFDNLITDQDSTYSTQTGQFTCRVPGVYYFAFQVISSGNLCLSLALNGEKKLGFCDSNGRGTLQVNSGSGVLRLAPNDRVWLESDPRQGNRVYDGTEANSVFSGFLLFPETQ is encoded by the exons ATGGCTGGCAGATTCTGGCTGGCAGCCAGCACCCTGGCCATGATTCTGGGCATGGCAGTCCCTCAGGAGAACGTGTGTCGAGCACCAAACGGCAAAGATGGCTACCCGGGAGTACCGGGCCTCAACGGGAGGCCAGGGCAGAAAGGCGACAGGGGCGAGCCAG GGTTGCCGGGAAGGAGATCGGGGATCCAGGGACCCAAAGGTGATGAAGGGGAGCCTGGGTCTCCCGGCATGCCTGGGAACCAGGGCTACAGGGGGCCAAATGGTTCCCCCGGGCTCCCAGGGCAGCCGGGGAGGAAGGGagccaaaggcaaggctggcaaTATCAAGGACCAGCCCCGACCCGCCTTCTCGGCCTCCAGGAAGAACCCCCCGACCCGCGGGAACGTGGTGGTCTTTGACAATCTCATCACCGACCAGGACAGCACCTACAGCACCCAGACGGGCCAGTTCACCTGCCGGGTGCCCGGCGTCTACTACTTTGCCTTCCAGGTGATCTCCAGCGGGAACCTCTGCCTCAGCCTCGCCCTCAATGGGGAAAAGAAGTTGGGCTTCTGCGACAGCAACGGCCGCGGCACCCTGCAGGTGAACTCAGGCAGCGGCGTGCTCAGGCTGGCCCCGAACGACCGGGTCTGGCTGGAGAGCGACCCCCGCCAAGGCAACAGGGTGTACGACGGCACCGAGGCCAACAGCGTCTTCAGCGGCTTCCTGCTCTTCCCTGAGACCCAGTGA
- the C1QC gene encoding complement C1q subcomponent subunit C: MIVKNIWEPMGLGLALLLLVLETTVTGNASHSCYGTPGLPGTPGMPGKDGRDGLKGVKGEPGIPAIPGTRGPKGKKGEPGSPGLQGKTGPMGPSGIRGEPGEQGQPGGPGMPGNYKQKHQSAFSVVRQTGQYPDKNAPVVFNHAITNPTQDYNTTSGKFTCRVPGLYYFVFHTSQTANLCVNMYKNRQKVASFCDHMSNIKQVSSGGLLLRMDAGHQLWLAVNDYNGMVGIAGSDSVFSGFLVFPD, from the exons ATGATAGTCAAGAACATCTGGGAACCAATGGGCCTGGGCCTAGCCCTTCTCCTCCTGGTGCTGGAGACCACCGTGACAGGCAACGCTTCCCACAGCTGCTATGGTACCCCTGGGCTGCCTGGCACACCTGGCATGCCTGGCAAGGATGGCAGAGATGGGCTGAAAGGAGTCAAAGGCGAACCAG GCATCCCGGCCATTCCTGGAACCCGAGGGCCcaaggggaagaaaggagaaccCGGCAGCCCTGGCCTGCAAGGAAAAACTGGTCCCATGGGTCCCTCTGGCATCCGGGGAGAGCCGGGTGAGCAAGGCCAGCCTGGAGGGCCTGGCATGCCTGGCAATTACAAGCAGAAGCACCAGTCAGCCTTCTCAGTAGTGAGGCAGACCGGGCAGTACCCAGACAAGAACGCCCCGGTGGTGTTCAACCACGCCATCACCAACCCCACCCAGGACTACAACACCACCTCGGGCAAGTTCACGTGCCGCGTGCCCGGCCTCTACTACTTCGTCTTCCACACCTCCCAGACCGCCAACCTCTGCGTCAACATGTACAAGAACCGGCAGAAGGTGGCCAGCTTCTGCGACCACATGTCCAACATCAAGCAGGTCAGCTCCGGAGGCCTGCTGCTGCGCATGGACGCCGGGCACCAGCTCTGGCTGGCAGTCAACGATTACAACGGCATGGTGGGCATCGCTGGCTCTGACAGCGTCTTTTCCGGCTTCCTGGTCTTCCCAGACTAG